A stretch of DNA from Bacteroidota bacterium:
CTTCAATAATGAGCAAGAAAAATTTGCGATAGAGAAGATTTTAGAAATAATATCAATCGTAAACCTTGACAAAGAAATTGCTGATTTAACAATTGAGTTTAGGAAACAATCAAAAATAAAACTACCTGATGCTTTGATAATTGCAACGGCAGAAATAATTGAAGCAGATTTGGTAACCAGCAATGTTTCGGATTTTAAGAAATTGACAAAAACCGTTGAGA
This window harbors:
- a CDS encoding PIN domain-containing protein, whose translation is FNNEQEKFAIEKILEIISIVNLDKEIADLTIEFRKQSKIKLPDALIIATAEIIEADLVTSNVSDFKKLTKTVEIIEPKRK